One genomic window of Sphingomonas sp. C3-2 includes the following:
- a CDS encoding DUF2891 domain-containing protein, whose amino-acid sequence MTYSLTPEIASRFASIALGHVRREYPHKLDHVMDGPEDVLGPKALHPIFYGSFDWHSCVHGYWMLLRLRRLFPEIAEAAQIRALADEMLVPYKVAGELAYLDRAYTGGFERPYGWAWLLALHGEAARHADGEWAEALEPLARAFADRFRHFLPRQTYPIRTGTHYSTAFALVLALEWAEAHDAPLAALIRERAQSYYGGDRGCPGWEPGGDEFLSSAMIEALCMKRVLDGAAFAEWFAGFLPGLDEGQPQSLFTPAMVSDRSDGKIAHLDGFNLSRAWCWRAIAADGDPSFAALGERTAEAHLAASLPHVAGDYMGEHWLASFALLALTGHGDGT is encoded by the coding sequence ATGACCTACAGCCTTACCCCCGAAATCGCTTCCCGCTTCGCGTCAATCGCGCTTGGCCATGTGCGCCGCGAATATCCGCACAAGCTGGATCATGTCATGGACGGGCCGGAGGATGTGCTCGGCCCCAAGGCGCTGCACCCGATATTTTACGGCAGCTTTGACTGGCATAGTTGCGTCCATGGGTACTGGATGCTGCTGCGGCTGCGCCGGCTTTTCCCCGAGATTGCCGAGGCCGCGCAGATCCGCGCACTCGCCGACGAGATGCTCGTCCCGTACAAGGTGGCGGGCGAGCTCGCCTATCTCGACCGCGCCTATACCGGCGGGTTCGAGCGCCCCTATGGCTGGGCATGGCTGCTCGCGCTCCACGGCGAAGCGGCGCGTCACGCGGACGGCGAATGGGCCGAGGCGCTGGAGCCGCTGGCGCGCGCCTTTGCCGATCGCTTCCGCCATTTCCTGCCACGCCAGACCTATCCGATCCGTACCGGCACGCATTACAGCACGGCCTTTGCGCTTGTCCTCGCGCTGGAATGGGCAGAGGCGCACGATGCACCACTGGCCGCGCTGATCCGTGAACGCGCGCAAAGCTATTATGGCGGCGATCGCGGCTGCCCCGGCTGGGAACCGGGGGGTGATGAATTCCTGTCTTCTGCGATGATCGAGGCGTTGTGCATGAAGCGCGTGCTGGACGGTGCCGCGTTTGCCGAATGGTTTGCAGGCTTTTTGCCGGGGCTTGACGAAGGCCAGCCGCAAAGCCTGTTCACCCCCGCCATGGTTTCCGATCGCAGCGATGGCAAGATCGCGCATCTCGACGGGTTCAACCTCAGCCGCGCCTGGTGCTGGCGCGCGATCGCGGCGGATGGCGATCCCTCCTTTGCCGCGCTTGGCGAACGCACCGCCGAGGCGCATCTTGCGGCGAGCCTGCCGCATGTCGCGGGCGATTATATGGGCGAGCATTGGCTGGCGAGCTTCGCGCTGCTCGCACTCACCGGGCATGGAGACGGCACATGA